One segment of Syntrophales bacterium DNA contains the following:
- the rfbF gene encoding glucose-1-phosphate cytidylyltransferase, which translates to MKAVILAGGYGTRISEETQIKPKPMIEIGGKPILWHIMKLYSSHGVNEFVICCGYKGYIIKEYFANYFLHMSDVTFDLRNNAMIVHEQHAEHWKVTLVDTGENTLTGGRLKRVADYVKYEDAFCFTYGDGLADIDISSEIKFHFSHGKLATVAAVQPPGRYGALILEGVYVRGFQEKPRGDGGWINGGFFVLSPKVIDYIDGDHTSWEVGPLQTLASRGELVAYEHRGFWQPMDTLRDKIHLEELWQTGRAPWKVW; encoded by the coding sequence ATGAAAGCCGTAATACTCGCTGGTGGCTATGGAACACGTATTTCTGAAGAAACACAAATTAAACCTAAACCCATGATAGAGATTGGAGGGAAACCAATCCTCTGGCATATAATGAAACTTTATTCCTCACATGGGGTCAATGAGTTTGTCATCTGTTGTGGTTATAAAGGATACATTATCAAAGAATATTTCGCAAATTATTTTCTCCACATGTCCGATGTTACGTTCGATTTAAGGAATAACGCTATGATTGTGCATGAACAACATGCGGAACATTGGAAAGTAACATTGGTCGATACGGGAGAAAATACCCTTACAGGTGGTCGACTTAAACGTGTTGCTGACTATGTTAAGTACGAGGATGCTTTTTGTTTTACCTACGGGGACGGTTTAGCGGATATCGATATTAGCTCCGAAATAAAATTCCACTTCTCACATGGGAAACTTGCCACGGTAGCTGCTGTACAACCCCCTGGTCGCTATGGGGCCCTCATTCTAGAGGGTGTTTATGTACGTGGTTTTCAAGAAAAACCTAGGGGAGACGGTGGATGGATCAATGGTGGCTTTTTTGTGCTTTCACCTAAGGTAATAGATTATATAGACGGAGACCATACAAGCTGGGAGGTAGGTCCATTGCAAACGCTGGCTTCAAGGGGTGAGCTAGTAGCCTATGAACACAGAGGTTTCTGGCAACCGATGGATACATTGCGCGACAAGATACATCTTGAAGAACTTTGGCAAACAGGGCGTGCCCCATGGAAGGTATGGTAA